TCCGCCATAATAAGTGAGCGCCAGGATGCTGCCGTTGCTCTTCTCAAGTAGCGGCATGGCTTCCCTTGAAAGGGCGATGAGGGAGTAGGCGCTGATGTCCAGAGCCATGGCGAAGCCTTCCCTGGTCGTATTGAGAAATGATCCTTTCAGTTCATCCTTGTTGGCGAAGGCGATCGAGTGGACTAGGATGTCGAGCCCTCCCCACTTCTTTTCAACCTTGGCCATGACAGCCTTTATGTCATCGTCGTTCCTCACATCACATGGCAATGTCATTGCTGCATCGATACTTTCAGCGAGGGGAATCACCCTCTTGGCCACCGCTTCATTGGCATAGGCAAGGGCAACTTCTGCTCCCTGCTGCCGGAAAGACTCCGCTATGGCCCAGGCGATGCTCTTGTCATTGGCTACGCCGAATATCAGCGCTTTTTTCCCTTTCAATAAACCCATTCTGCACCCTCCTCAAATCTACTTTCAGATGAGGCCCTACAAAACTCTGGCGGGGCCGATGCTTATTGCCTCTCGCTTTAAGGTCAGGTCGATCCGGTACGCTGTGCTGTCTCTTGCTTGCACCGTTCATATCGGCCGGCCCATCATGTTTTGTAAAGCCTCAGATTTATCTGTCATTTCCACAACGAACGGCGATATTAGTAAAAAATCACCTTTTTGGCAAGAAATATGGCCGCATTGTGGTTTAATAACATTGGAGGAGACCGGCTGTGGGTGAAAAGTTTTCCGAGATTGTGGAGGAAACCGAGAAGCGTGCCCGCATTGCCCATGTGGACAATGCGGTGCTGAGCCTTTGCCGGTTGCTGGCTAAAATGGCAGGCTGCAGCTGGGCCATTGTTTACCTGCTTGATCGGGAACGCCGGGAATTCACCCAGGGACGTTCCTGCGATTTCCCTTCCGCGCGGCTCGACCTGCTCAAGGACATTCCCTTGATGCCTGGCAAGGCCCCTCTTCTGAAAAAGCTTTTACGGGAACGGGGCCACCTTCTCCCCGATGAGCCGGCAGGCGCGTTGCTGTTCACGCCGCTGCTCAATCGGTTTAAAGAGGAGTTCAATCTGCTTGTGGTGCCGATGAAAGTGAACAATCAGATGACGGGTGCTGCCCTGGTCGCCAGGGCGCTGGTTCAACAACCCTTCAGCGGGTCCGACATAGGTCTGATCCAGGATATTGTTGCCAATGCCGCACTTGCGGTCAGCTATTCAACCCTGTTGGATGAATCGCTGGATCTGGCCGTTGACATGGGCAGACGGCTGGATATCATCTTTGCCCTGGACGAGATCAACAAGGCGATTTCATCTTCCCTGAGCCGGGAAAAAATCATTGCCTCGGCCATGCAGAACATCGAACGGCTCATTCAGTGCGATCTGGTGGTCCTGTTCGGAACGGAAAACGGCTCCTTGTCGATTATGGCATCAGCCTGTTTTTCTGCAGAACTGCCCCATGAGCTGAAGAGCGGAGCTCGTCCGGAATTGGGCGGAAGTTGCGTTGATCAAGCATATGTCAAGGGGGAGAGCTGCTATATAAGCAGCCTGAGGGACTTGAAGAAGCTGCCTTACCTGGACAACCTCCTCCGGGAGACGGGCATGCAGTCTCTGATCGCTATTCCCATGGTCAGCAAGGAAAAAGTCAATGGCGTGCTGCTTCTTGGCGATTGCGATACCGATCGTTTTATGCAGGATGACGTCTTTGCCGTGGAGAAGATTGCCGGGCAGATAGCTGTGGCGCTGGTGAATGCGAACCTTTATGAAGACCTGGAGAATCTCTTTATCGGTACCGTCGCAAGCCTGGCCAATGCCATAGATGCCAAATCGGCCTGGACCAAAGGGCACTCCGAGAGGGTCATGCGCGTTGCCGGTGATCTTGCGAGGGCTCTCAAACTGGACGAAGCGACCATCGAGAGGGTGAAGATAGGAGGCCTCCTCCATGATATCGGTAAAATCGGCATAATAGAGGCACTACTGGAAAAGCCGGAAAAAATCGCCGAGGACGATTTTCCTCCCATGCGCCTTCACCCGGAAAAGGGGGTCGCGATACTTGCTCCCATAGAGCAGTTGAAGGGGGTATTGCCCGGTATACTGCACCATCATGAGCGCTACGACGGCACCGGGTATCCAGACCAACTGAAGGGCGAGG
This region of Geotalea daltonii FRC-32 genomic DNA includes:
- a CDS encoding HD domain-containing phosphohydrolase, whose amino-acid sequence is MGEKFSEIVEETEKRARIAHVDNAVLSLCRLLAKMAGCSWAIVYLLDRERREFTQGRSCDFPSARLDLLKDIPLMPGKAPLLKKLLRERGHLLPDEPAGALLFTPLLNRFKEEFNLLVVPMKVNNQMTGAALVARALVQQPFSGSDIGLIQDIVANAALAVSYSTLLDESLDLAVDMGRRLDIIFALDEINKAISSSLSREKIIASAMQNIERLIQCDLVVLFGTENGSLSIMASACFSAELPHELKSGARPELGGSCVDQAYVKGESCYISSLRDLKKLPYLDNLLRETGMQSLIAIPMVSKEKVNGVLLLGDCDTDRFMQDDVFAVEKIAGQIAVALVNANLYEDLENLFIGTVASLANAIDAKSAWTKGHSERVMRVAGDLARALKLDEATIERVKIGGLLHDIGKIGIIEALLEKPEKIAEDDFPPMRLHPEKGVAILAPIEQLKGVLPGILHHHERYDGTGYPDQLKGEAIPLEARIITVADSFDAMVSVRPYKKGYTVEDALQELQRCAGTQFDPVVVACFCDHMKQKLKRL
- a CDS encoding enoyl-ACP reductase FabI, giving the protein MGLLKGKKALIFGVANDKSIAWAIAESFRQQGAEVALAYANEAVAKRVIPLAESIDAAMTLPCDVRNDDDIKAVMAKVEKKWGGLDILVHSIAFANKDELKGSFLNTTREGFAMALDISAYSLIALSREAMPLLEKSNGSILALTYYGGQKVFPNYNVMGVAKAALEMSIRYLAEAVGPEGVRVNAISAGPLRTLASSGVGGFNQIAGHVASKAPLRRNITQEDVAGAAIYLSSDLARGVTGEIHFVDSGYNIIGL